From a single Rutidosis leptorrhynchoides isolate AG116_Rl617_1_P2 chromosome 5, CSIRO_AGI_Rlap_v1, whole genome shotgun sequence genomic region:
- the LOC139848325 gene encoding replication factor C subunit 2, protein MASSSSSLSSTGFEIPWVEKFRPTKVSEIVGNDDAVSRLQVIARDGNMPNLILAGPPGTGKTTCILALAHELLGPNYKEAVLELNASDDRGIDVVRNKIKMFAQKKVTLPPGRHKVIILDEADSMTSGAQQALRRTMEIYSNSTRFALACNTSAKIIEPIQSRCALVRFSRLSDEEILGRLMVVVDAEQVPYVPEGLEAIIFTADGDMRQALNNLQATYAGFRFVNQENVFKVCDQPHPLHVKNMVRNVVEGRFDDACSGLKQLYDLGYSPTDIITTLFRIIKNYDMAEYLKLEFMKETGFAHMRICDGVGSYLQLCGLLSKLSLACLTAKAA, encoded by the exons ATGGCTTCTTCGTCTTCATCGTTATCTTCTACCGGATTTGAGATCCCTTGGGTTGAGAAGTTCCGACCGACGAAGGTTTCCGAAATAGTCGGTAACGATGACGCCGTCTCTAGGCTTCAAGTAATTGCACGTGATGGAAACATGCCTAATTTGATCTTAGCT GGTCCTCCTGGAACTGGTAAGACCACATGCATATTAGCTCTTGCTCATGAACTGCTCGGACCAAATTACAAAGAGGCTGTTTTAGAGCTAAATGCATCTGATGACAG AGGTATTGATGTTGTGAGAAACAAAATCAAGATGTTTGCACAGAAGAAAGTTACATTACCCCCTGGACGCCACAAAGTTATTATCTTGGATGAAGCTGATAG CATGACATCTGGAGCACAACAGGCTTTGAGAAGGACAATGGAAATATATTCAAACTCGACCCGTTTTGCTCTTGCATGCAACACATCTGCCAAAATAATTGAACCCATTCAGAGTAGATGTGCACTTGTTCGATTTTCCAGGTTGTCTGATGAAGAGATTCTTGGTCGCCTAATGGTTGTGGTCGATGCAGAACAG gTACCATATGTCCCAGAAGGGCTTGAAGCGATCATTTTTACTGCTGATGGTGATATGCGACAAGCATTGAATAATTTGCAAGCTACATATGCTGGTTTTCGTTTTGTCAATCAAGAAAATGTGTTTAAG GTGTGTGACCAGCCTCATCCCTTGCATGTCAAAAATATGGTTCGTAATGTTGTAGAGGGAAGATTCGATGATGCTTGTTCTGGTCTAAAGCAATTATATGATCTGGGCTATTCCCCAACTGATATCATTACAACCCTTTTCCGAATCATAAAGAACTATGACATGGCAGAGTATTTGAAGCTGGAATTCATGAAG GAAACTGGATTTGCTCATATGAGAATATGTGACGGAGTTGGCTCGTATCTTCAACTATGTGGTCTGCTTTCTAAGCTCTCGTTGGCTTGTCTAACTGCTAAAGCAGCATGA